In one Helicobacter sp. 12S02232-10 genomic region, the following are encoded:
- a CDS encoding N-acetylmuramoyl-L-alanine amidase has translation MRSILILFFCLLGFAFASDLKILQIIPFGTSSVRITFNQDISKLSFKEHSLKDFRSFLDIQAVLVVSRKNYIFSNQTQISIAQNTPEIVRIVIKTNKDSTYRTKIVEKHLYISIVDKLPEPQEIKKPPKREEKKLPVQKKPSQVSHKSNNNQSSSPKKPQASPVRKTQPSAHLNGSKASLHTRAKSSLAPEAPKVSKKYKIVIDPGHGGKDCGAMGVSKICEKVIVLSVSKFLEQELKKRGYIVYMTRDKDVYINLKERTDFANAKNVDLFVSIHANSVPKTSSDSPQGIETYFLSTARSERARKVAELENKDDVDVMNYFSKFSFLNSLNSHRLIASNKLAIDIQFGILRELRKHYQGVVDGGVREGPFWVLAGALMPSVLIEIGYNSNPIEARRIDDKRYQRFLVKGIADGIEGYFAKNY, from the coding sequence GTGCGCTCAATCCTAATTTTATTTTTTTGTCTATTGGGATTTGCGTTTGCTTCAGATCTTAAAATTCTTCAAATCATTCCTTTTGGAACAAGTAGTGTTCGGATTACTTTTAATCAAGATATTTCAAAATTATCTTTTAAAGAGCATTCGCTCAAAGATTTTAGAAGTTTTTTAGATATCCAAGCAGTTTTGGTTGTTTCAAGAAAAAATTATATTTTTTCTAATCAGACCCAAATATCTATCGCGCAAAATACACCTGAAATTGTCCGCATTGTTATCAAAACCAATAAAGACAGCACCTATCGCACTAAAATCGTAGAAAAACATCTTTACATCAGTATTGTTGATAAACTTCCTGAACCTCAAGAAATAAAGAAACCGCCAAAGCGCGAGGAAAAAAAGCTTCCTGTGCAAAAAAAACCTTCTCAAGTTTCTCACAAGTCTAACAATAACCAGTCATCCTCTCCGAAAAAACCTCAAGCTTCTCCTGTTCGCAAGACCCAACCTTCTGCACATTTGAATGGGTCAAAAGCAAGTCTTCATACCCGAGCAAAATCTTCTCTTGCCCCAGAAGCTCCAAAGGTTTCTAAAAAATACAAAATCGTAATCGATCCAGGTCACGGGGGTAAGGATTGTGGGGCGATGGGTGTGAGCAAGATATGTGAAAAAGTGATTGTTTTGAGTGTCTCAAAGTTTTTAGAGCAAGAGCTTAAAAAAAGAGGATATATTGTTTATATGACAAGAGACAAAGACGTTTATATCAATTTGAAAGAACGAACCGATTTTGCCAATGCTAAGAATGTCGATTTGTTTGTTTCTATCCACGCCAATTCCGTTCCTAAGACTTCTAGCGATAGTCCTCAAGGTATTGAAACTTATTTTCTTTCCACTGCAAGGAGTGAGCGTGCTAGAAAGGTGGCTGAACTTGAAAACAAAGATGATGTGGATGTAATGAATTATTTTTCTAAGTTTTCCTTTTTGAACTCTTTAAATTCACATCGTCTCATTGCTTCCAATAAACTTGCTATTGATATTCAATTTGGAATTTTAAGAGAACTCCGTAAGCATTATCAAGGCGTGGTTGATGGCGGGGTGAGAGAGGGACCTTTTTGGGTTTTGGCAGGCGCTTTAATGCCATCGGTTTTGATTGAGATAGGCTATAATTCTAATCCCATTGAAGCTCGCAGAATTGATGATAAACGCTATCAGAGGTTTTTGGTTAAAGGGATAGCAGATGGGATTGAGGGTTATTTTGCCAAAAATTATTGA
- the abc-f gene encoding ribosomal protection-like ABC-F family protein has translation MVLASLLDICKQYDYKVILKNIDFSIHKGEKIAIVGKNGSGKSTLLKILSGEIEQDSGERIVRNNLKILSLPQNPIFDPLMSVKEVCQESLKELQEAHKRLEVINLEMTQNPAIKNEISEEQGQLISFIDGHKAWDLDNKVEEILERFDMKAISDRLANTLSGGEQKRLALAGLLLKNADILILDEPTNHLDVQAVEFLEEMIKNLACSVVFISHDRYFIESLAHRVVEIDEGKLLSFDGGYGNYLRKKEEILNHLAKEQEHLLKLLKSEEEWLQKGVQARRKRNEGRKARVLQMRETAKSNPAIIAKMRLELEREKKHFNRQESINARKMLFECENISKKIEDRFLIKNLSLRILQKDKIAIVGKNGSGKSTLLKILLGEIEQDEGIIKRGEMKIGYFDQHRKMLDEDKNLLETFCPNGGDHIEVRGKNIHVFGYLKNFLFPKEFLDKKIAYLSGGEKNRVALALLFARKYDCLILDEPTNDLDIATINILEEYLRSFEGAVIFVSHDRYFVDKIAQKLLVFKGEGICEEIYTDYSQYLDMCKELEEYEDLQKEFKDQKLSIKPKKATKLSYKEARELEVLPFEIEKLEEIIKSLENTLGNPDTYALKTIEEMALDLQKAKEDLECKIQRYFALEEKHQAFER, from the coding sequence ATGGTATTGGCAAGTTTGCTTGATATTTGCAAACAATATGATTATAAAGTGATTTTAAAAAATATTGATTTTTCGATTCATAAAGGCGAAAAAATTGCAATTGTGGGTAAAAATGGCAGTGGCAAAAGCACATTGCTTAAAATTCTTTCAGGCGAGATTGAGCAAGATAGCGGGGAGCGTATTGTTCGAAATAATCTTAAGATTTTAAGCTTACCTCAAAATCCTATTTTTGATCCTTTAATGAGCGTGAAAGAGGTTTGTCAAGAAAGCCTTAAAGAGCTTCAAGAAGCTCACAAGAGACTTGAAGTGATCAATCTTGAAATGACCCAAAATCCTGCTATTAAAAACGAAATTTCAGAGGAACAAGGCCAACTTATCAGTTTTATAGATGGACATAAGGCTTGGGATTTGGACAATAAGGTGGAAGAAATTTTAGAGCGTTTTGATATGAAAGCGATTTCTGATCGTTTGGCAAATACTTTAAGTGGGGGCGAACAGAAGCGTTTAGCGCTTGCAGGATTGCTGTTAAAAAATGCAGATATTCTGATTCTTGATGAGCCTACCAATCATTTGGATGTTCAGGCAGTCGAGTTTTTGGAAGAAATGATAAAAAATCTTGCTTGCAGTGTCGTGTTTATCAGTCACGATCGCTATTTTATTGAAAGTCTTGCCCATAGGGTCGTAGAGATTGATGAGGGGAAACTTTTGAGTTTTGATGGGGGGTATGGAAATTATTTACGAAAAAAAGAGGAAATCTTAAATCATCTTGCCAAAGAACAAGAACATCTTCTTAAGCTCTTAAAAAGCGAGGAAGAGTGGCTTCAAAAAGGTGTGCAAGCTAGAAGAAAACGCAATGAAGGGCGGAAAGCCAGAGTTTTGCAAATGAGAGAGACAGCTAAGAGCAATCCTGCAATCATTGCCAAAATGCGCCTTGAGCTTGAAAGGGAAAAGAAGCATTTTAATCGCCAAGAAAGCATAAATGCTAGAAAGATGCTTTTTGAATGTGAAAATATTTCTAAGAAAATAGAGGATAGATTTTTGATTAAAAATCTTTCTTTAAGAATTTTACAAAAAGATAAAATTGCAATTGTGGGCAAAAATGGCAGTGGCAAAAGCACGTTGCTTAAAATTCTCTTGGGTGAGATTGAGCAAGATGAGGGCATTATCAAAAGAGGGGAGATGAAAATTGGGTATTTTGACCAACATAGAAAAATGCTTGATGAAGATAAAAACCTGCTTGAGACTTTTTGCCCCAATGGAGGCGATCATATTGAAGTTAGGGGAAAAAATATCCACGTTTTTGGGTATCTGAAAAATTTTTTATTTCCAAAGGAATTTTTGGATAAAAAGATTGCTTATTTGAGTGGAGGAGAAAAAAACAGAGTTGCTTTAGCCCTCTTGTTTGCAAGAAAATATGATTGTTTGATTTTAGATGAACCGACAAATGATTTAGATATTGCGACGATTAATATTTTGGAAGAATATCTGCGAAGTTTTGAAGGTGCAGTGATTTTTGTCAGTCATGATCGTTATTTTGTCGATAAAATCGCCCAGAAGCTACTTGTTTTTAAGGGAGAGGGGATTTGTGAGGAGATTTATACAGATTATAGTCAATATTTAGATATGTGTAAGGAACTTGAGGAATATGAGGATTTGCAAAAAGAATTTAAAGACCAAAAGCTCTCTATAAAGCCTAAAAAGGCGACAAAGTTAAGCTACAAGGAAGCCAGAGAGCTTGAAGTGCTTCCTTTTGAAATTGAAAAATTAGAAGAGATTATCAAGTCTTTGGAAAACACTCTTGGAAATCCTGATACTTATGCGTTAAAAACCATTGAAGAAATGGCTTTGGATTTGCAAAAGGCAAAAGAAGATTTGGAATGTAAAATCCAAAGGTATTTTGCATTAGAAGAAAAGCATCAGGCGTTTGAGCGTTAA
- the tyrS gene encoding tyrosine--tRNA ligase, with translation MERKIQDAMAEIKRGASEFIGSDYIASLVARYYLSAERFVVKAGFDPTAPDLHLGHTVLIQKLATFQKYGGNVKFLIGDFTATIGDPSGKSETRKQLSSQEVLDNAQTYKEQVFKILDPKYTEICFNSKWINELGVGGLVNLTSKFSVARMLERDDFEKRYKENRPISIIEFMYPLLQGYDSVALNCDIELGGNDQKFNLLVGRTLQRAYGLNKEQSVLTVPLLEGLDGVNKMSKSLGNYIGVTEKPYSMYAKIMSISDDLMWKYYDLLSVKTIKEIQDLKNGVHKGDLHPKAVKEELALEITARYHSLDSSLEAKREFDGVFLKDELPDDIPEMEFQKGIWICELLKLADLCSSTSQARRDIKGGGLKINKQKIMDENYKFESGEYVIQIGKRKFIRAIIK, from the coding sequence ATCGAACGAAAAATCCAAGATGCGATGGCTGAAATTAAACGAGGGGCGAGTGAATTTATCGGTTCAGATTATATCGCTTCTTTGGTAGCAAGATATTATCTTAGTGCAGAGAGATTTGTTGTGAAAGCTGGGTTTGACCCAACTGCACCAGATTTGCATTTGGGGCATACTGTTTTGATTCAAAAACTAGCAACTTTTCAAAAATATGGTGGAAATGTGAAGTTTTTGATTGGGGATTTTACTGCGACTATCGGTGATCCTAGTGGTAAAAGTGAGACTAGGAAGCAATTGAGTTCGCAAGAAGTTCTTGATAATGCCCAAACCTATAAAGAACAGGTTTTTAAAATATTAGATCCCAAATATACTGAAATTTGTTTCAATTCCAAGTGGATCAATGAATTAGGCGTTGGAGGATTGGTAAATCTGACTTCTAAATTTTCGGTTGCAAGGATGCTTGAACGGGATGATTTTGAAAAACGCTATAAAGAAAATCGCCCCATTAGCATTATTGAGTTTATGTATCCACTTTTGCAAGGTTATGATTCGGTTGCTTTAAATTGTGATATTGAACTTGGAGGCAATGACCAAAAATTCAATCTTCTTGTAGGCAGGACGCTTCAGAGGGCATACGGGCTCAATAAGGAGCAGTCTGTACTTACGGTTCCTTTGCTCGAGGGGCTGGATGGTGTAAATAAAATGAGCAAGAGTTTGGGAAATTATATAGGCGTTACAGAAAAACCTTATTCAATGTATGCTAAAATAATGAGCATTTCCGATGATTTAATGTGGAAATATTATGATCTTTTAAGCGTTAAAACCATCAAGGAAATACAGGATTTAAAAAATGGCGTTCATAAGGGAGATCTCCATCCTAAGGCTGTTAAAGAAGAGTTGGCTTTGGAAATCACAGCTAGGTATCACAGCTTAGACTCATCGTTGGAGGCTAAAAGGGAGTTTGATGGTGTTTTTCTTAAAGATGAATTGCCTGATGATATTCCTGAAATGGAATTTCAAAAAGGAATTTGGATCTGCGAACTTTTAAAGCTTGCAGATCTTTGTTCTTCTACTTCCCAAGCAAGAAGAGATATCAAGGGGGGAGGTCTCAAAATAAATAAACAAAAAATTATGGATGAAAATTATAAATTTGAATCAGGAGAATATGTTATACAAATAGGAAAAAGAAAATTTATTCGAGCCATTATCAAATGA
- a CDS encoding Crp/Fnr family transcriptional regulator, producing the protein MIEKLRTLSLFQNMNDSFLSEIYTFSKIKSYPKDFILFYEGQKIEQFLFLLSGAVSIDKFDRFGNKKYLYSIHSTHDDHDDFSLINDIDFEEIKTFGNASILEDSEILSIDAKKLLEAAKREVTFFQNLTKQIIFKNQILNQIINRDIIFDAMAKLAYMLDKYLYRFNSTQRQEIAHQLNIQPETLSRILKKLKQDEIIGTDDGGNVTIVDKIRLQEIYKI; encoded by the coding sequence TTGATAGAAAAATTAAGGACACTTTCTTTATTCCAAAATATGAACGATTCTTTTTTGTCTGAAATTTATACTTTCAGTAAAATAAAATCTTATCCCAAGGATTTTATTTTATTTTATGAGGGACAAAAAATAGAGCAATTTTTATTTTTACTCAGTGGAGCTGTAAGCATTGATAAATTTGATCGTTTCGGGAATAAAAAATATCTTTATAGTATTCATTCCACTCACGATGATCACGATGATTTTTCACTTATTAACGATATTGATTTTGAAGAAATTAAAACCTTTGGAAATGCTTCTATTTTGGAAGATAGTGAAATATTAAGCATTGATGCCAAAAAACTCCTTGAAGCAGCTAAACGCGAAGTCACTTTTTTTCAAAATCTAACCAAGCAAATTATTTTCAAAAATCAAATACTCAATCAAATCATCAATCGTGATATTATTTTTGATGCGATGGCAAAGCTTGCCTATATGCTTGATAAATATCTTTATCGTTTCAATTCAACGCAGCGCCAAGAGATTGCTCACCAGCTTAATATTCAGCCTGAGACACTCTCTAGAATTTTAAAGAAACTCAAACAAGATGAAATTATTGGGACCGATGATGGTGGAAACGTAACGATTGTAGATAAAATTAGACTCCAAGAAATTTATAAAATATAA
- the acnB gene encoding bifunctional aconitate hydratase 2/2-methylisocitrate dehydratase has product MQDFISDYKQAQDLREREGIPPLPLNAGQVKEVIGILTNTSATKSDKDFAKELLIHRVSPGVDEGAKIKAEFLGKVSKGEIKCDDFSALEAIKYLGTMLGGYNVAFLIEGIQSKDQKIAQEAANALKHTLLVYEAFDEVAKLSQNNPLAKEIIQSWADAEWFLNKEALPEVMEICVLKIDGETNTDDLSPASDAFTRSDIPLHAKAMLKSRVPEYEKRLQAIKSKGIPVAYVGDVVGTGSSRKSACNSIMWHFGHEIPYVPNKKTGGVVIGGVIAPIFFNTCEDSGALPIIADVKNLKEGDVIKIYPYKGVIELDGKTISSFELTPNTIFDEMRAGGRIPLIIGRGLTNKARKFLGLGESDVFAKPEIPKDTGKGYTLAQKIVGKACGVTGIRPGAYCEPKATTVGSQDTTGAMTRDEVKELASLSFSSDFVLQSFCHTAAYPKPADVSLQATLPEFMTSRGGVALRPKDGIIHSWINRMCLPDTLGTGGDSHTRFPIGLSFPAGSGLVAFAAVTGAMPLNMPESVLVRFKGTLNPGITLRDLVNAIPYYAIKQGLLTVEKKGKKNIFNGRILEIEGLGDIKVEQAFELSDASAERSAAACSILLNKEPIIEYLRSNIELIEKMIQDGYQNAETLKRRANKMREWIDNPVLLQPDKDADYAAVIEIDLADVKEPILACPNDPDDVATLSEILSNPQRPHHIDEVFIGSCMTNIGHFRAFGEIVKGVGASPTRVWIAPPTKMDEKQLTKEGYLSIFGAAGARMEIPGCSLCMGNQARVKDNAVVFSTSTRNFDNRMGKGAQVYLGSAELGAVCALLGRLPSAQEYLKLVPEKLQGKKENIYKYLNFNLMEDFSL; this is encoded by the coding sequence ATGCAAGATTTTATCAGTGATTACAAACAAGCGCAAGATTTAAGGGAGCGCGAAGGGATTCCCCCGCTTCCTTTGAATGCGGGGCAGGTAAAGGAAGTTATTGGGATTTTGACAAATACTTCAGCCACCAAGTCAGACAAGGATTTTGCAAAGGAACTTTTGATCCACCGCGTAAGTCCAGGTGTCGATGAAGGGGCAAAGATCAAGGCGGAATTTTTAGGAAAAGTTTCTAAAGGAGAAATAAAATGTGATGATTTCTCCGCTTTGGAAGCCATTAAATATCTAGGCACAATGCTTGGAGGTTACAATGTTGCTTTTTTAATCGAAGGCATTCAAAGTAAAGATCAAAAAATAGCCCAAGAAGCTGCCAATGCCTTAAAACATACATTGCTTGTGTATGAGGCGTTTGATGAAGTAGCCAAGCTGAGCCAAAACAACCCTTTAGCTAAAGAAATCATTCAATCTTGGGCGGATGCAGAATGGTTTTTGAACAAGGAAGCATTGCCTGAAGTGATGGAAATATGTGTTTTAAAGATTGATGGAGAGACCAATACTGATGATTTGAGTCCGGCATCAGATGCTTTCACACGAAGCGATATCCCTTTGCACGCTAAAGCAATGCTTAAAAGTCGTGTGCCTGAATACGAAAAACGCCTGCAAGCCATTAAGTCTAAAGGCATTCCTGTTGCTTATGTAGGGGATGTTGTTGGAACAGGAAGCTCAAGAAAATCAGCTTGCAATTCAATTATGTGGCATTTTGGTCACGAAATCCCTTATGTTCCCAACAAGAAAACTGGAGGTGTTGTGATTGGAGGTGTGATTGCACCTATATTTTTCAATACTTGCGAGGATAGTGGAGCTTTACCCATTATTGCAGATGTCAAAAATTTGAAAGAAGGGGATGTGATAAAAATCTATCCCTATAAGGGCGTGATTGAGCTTGATGGAAAGACAATCAGTTCTTTTGAGCTTACGCCCAATACCATTTTTGATGAAATGAGGGCAGGAGGTCGAATCCCCTTAATTATCGGTAGAGGTTTAACAAATAAGGCAAGAAAATTTTTGGGCTTGGGAGAATCTGATGTATTTGCCAAACCTGAAATTCCTAAAGATACCGGAAAGGGCTATACTTTAGCTCAAAAGATTGTTGGTAAAGCTTGCGGGGTTACAGGGATTCGTCCTGGTGCTTATTGTGAGCCTAAAGCAACGACTGTGGGCAGTCAGGATACTACTGGAGCGATGACTAGAGATGAGGTGAAAGAGTTGGCAAGTTTGAGCTTTAGTTCAGATTTTGTATTGCAGAGCTTTTGTCATACGGCTGCTTATCCAAAACCTGCAGATGTAAGTTTGCAGGCTACTTTGCCTGAATTTATGACTTCTCGCGGAGGTGTGGCACTTCGTCCAAAAGATGGTATTATCCACTCTTGGATCAATCGAATGTGTTTGCCTGATACTTTAGGGACAGGAGGAGATAGCCACACAAGATTTCCCATAGGTCTTAGTTTTCCTGCTGGAAGCGGGCTTGTGGCATTTGCTGCTGTAACAGGTGCAATGCCTTTGAATATGCCCGAATCCGTGTTGGTACGCTTTAAAGGAACCTTAAATCCTGGGATTACTTTGAGGGATTTGGTTAATGCCATTCCTTATTATGCGATCAAGCAAGGATTATTGACCGTAGAAAAAAAGGGCAAGAAAAATATTTTTAACGGGCGTATTTTAGAAATTGAGGGCTTAGGAGATATTAAGGTTGAACAAGCATTTGAATTAAGTGATGCAAGTGCGGAAAGAAGTGCTGCAGCTTGCAGTATTTTGCTCAATAAAGAACCGATTATTGAATATTTGCGCTCCAATATCGAATTGATTGAAAAAATGATCCAAGATGGGTATCAAAATGCAGAAACTTTAAAACGCCGTGCAAATAAAATGCGTGAATGGATAGATAATCCTGTGCTTTTACAACCTGATAAGGACGCAGACTACGCTGCTGTGATTGAGATTGATTTGGCTGATGTTAAAGAGCCAATTTTGGCTTGCCCCAATGATCCTGATGATGTGGCGACATTAAGTGAAATTTTATCCAACCCTCAAAGACCTCACCATATCGATGAAGTTTTCATCGGCAGTTGTATGACTAATATTGGTCATTTTAGAGCATTTGGCGAAATAGTCAAGGGAGTAGGAGCTTCTCCGACAAGAGTTTGGATCGCCCCACCTACGAAGATGGATGAAAAACAACTCACAAAAGAAGGCTATCTTTCTATATTTGGAGCTGCGGGGGCTAGAATGGAAATACCTGGTTGCAGTCTTTGTATGGGCAATCAAGCTAGAGTTAAAGATAATGCGGTTGTTTTTTCTACTTCTACAAGAAATTTTGATAATCGTATGGGAAAAGGAGCGCAAGTTTATTTGGGAAGTGCGGAACTTGGAGCGGTTTGTGCGCTTTTGGGAAGATTACCAAGCGCGCAGGAGTATCTTAAATTAGTACCTGAAAAATTACAAGGAAAGAAAGAAAATATTTACAAATATTTGAATTTCAATTTGATGGAAGATTTTAGTCTATAA
- a CDS encoding MqnA/MqnD/SBP family protein has product MRFGKIDYINLLPFDVFIKAYPMNSGFKKFLQLKKSYPAKLNKDFLFQRIDAGFISSIAGYYSALKHKTTNSAIISKGSVWSVIVIPNPQAEDYQSATSNALCKVLGLKGEVLIGDRALAYRYQGGEHLDMGKIWYEKKHLPFVFGRFCFNTYGDFYRRLSKEFNQKRIKIPHYILMQYSKKTSIPKEYIREYLKHIYYKIGPKEHLGLKRFYRELLFKKIKKPSRF; this is encoded by the coding sequence ATGCGTTTTGGAAAAATAGATTATATCAATCTTTTACCTTTTGATGTTTTTATCAAGGCATACCCAATGAATTCGGGATTTAAAAAATTTTTACAATTAAAAAAATCGTATCCCGCTAAACTAAATAAAGATTTTTTGTTTCAAAGAATTGATGCTGGATTTATTTCTTCTATCGCCGGTTATTATTCAGCGCTTAAACATAAAACGACCAATTCCGCCATCATTTCAAAAGGAAGTGTATGGAGTGTCATCGTTATTCCCAATCCCCAAGCTGAAGATTATCAGTCTGCGACCTCAAACGCTTTATGCAAAGTCTTAGGACTAAAAGGAGAAGTACTTATTGGGGACAGGGCACTTGCCTACCGTTATCAAGGTGGCGAACATTTAGATATGGGTAAAATTTGGTATGAAAAAAAACATCTGCCTTTTGTTTTTGGCAGATTTTGCTTTAACACTTATGGGGATTTTTATCGACGCCTCTCAAAAGAATTTAATCAAAAAAGAATAAAAATCCCTCACTATATCTTAATGCAATATTCTAAAAAAACTTCCATACCCAAAGAATATATCCGCGAATACCTGAAACACATTTACTATAAAATAGGTCCCAAAGAACATCTCGGACTCAAGCGCTTCTATCGCGAATTACTCTTTAAAAAAATCAAAAAACCCTCTCGTTTCTAG
- a CDS encoding nitronate monooxygenase, producing the protein MNVKLKPLKIGKHTIKYPIFQGGMGVGISWDELAGNVSKEGALGIISAVGTGYYKKMHFVEKIVSSKPFEAINFYSKQALNEIFKNARKICGSNPLGANILYAINEYGRVVRDACEAGANIIVTGAGLPTNMPEFTKNFPEVALVPIVSSVKALRIICKRWEERYQRLPDAVIVEGPLSGGHQGFKYEDCFKEEFQLENLVPQIADEIKKWGDIPVIAAGGIWDRADINKMIALGASGVQMGTRFLGTKECDAKAYAEILPSVKKEDIKLIKSPVGYPARAINIGVLQRLQEGNAPKVRCISNCVSPCHRGIEAKAVGYCIADSLGKGHLGDKLEGLYFSGANGYRIEKIITVKELIYELTQE; encoded by the coding sequence ATGAATGTGAAGTTAAAACCATTAAAAATTGGGAAACATACTATAAAATACCCCATATTTCAAGGAGGTATGGGTGTTGGTATCAGTTGGGATGAACTTGCCGGCAATGTTTCTAAGGAAGGAGCTTTAGGGATTATTAGTGCCGTTGGAACAGGATATTATAAAAAAATGCATTTTGTCGAAAAGATTGTTTCTTCCAAACCTTTTGAAGCAATTAATTTTTATTCCAAACAGGCTTTGAATGAAATATTTAAAAATGCTAGAAAAATATGCGGTTCCAATCCTTTAGGAGCAAATATTTTATATGCCATTAATGAATATGGAAGGGTGGTGAGAGATGCTTGTGAAGCGGGTGCTAATATTATTGTTACAGGCGCTGGGTTACCCACAAATATGCCTGAATTCACAAAGAATTTTCCTGAAGTCGCTTTAGTACCTATCGTTTCTTCGGTAAAAGCTCTGCGTATTATTTGCAAGCGTTGGGAAGAAAGATACCAAAGACTTCCTGATGCAGTTATTGTGGAAGGTCCATTAAGTGGGGGGCATCAAGGTTTTAAATATGAAGATTGTTTTAAAGAAGAATTCCAATTGGAAAATCTTGTCCCTCAAATTGCTGATGAAATAAAAAAATGGGGCGATATACCCGTGATTGCTGCTGGAGGGATTTGGGATAGGGCCGATATTAATAAGATGATTGCTTTAGGTGCAAGTGGTGTTCAGATGGGGACTAGATTTTTAGGAACAAAAGAATGCGATGCTAAAGCTTATGCAGAGATTTTGCCTTCTGTAAAAAAAGAGGATATCAAGCTTATAAAATCCCCTGTAGGCTATCCTGCAAGGGCGATCAACATCGGCGTTCTTCAAAGACTTCAAGAAGGCAATGCTCCAAAAGTTCGCTGTATCAGTAACTGCGTTTCTCCTTGCCACCGCGGGATTGAAGCTAAAGCCGTTGGGTATTGTATTGCCGATAGTTTAGGAAAGGGACATTTGGGGGATAAACTCGAAGGTCTTTATTTTAGTGGTGCAAACGGATATAGAATAGAAAAAATAATCACAGTAAAAGAACTTATTTACGAGCTGACACAGGAGTAA
- a CDS encoding methyl-accepting chemotaxis protein, producing the protein MKLSFKRPISSRLSAIAVVAFVVVFLVIIINIYLNKRNLALSSILNQIAFETRLSQTMVKEVFLNNYQNSSNFDELNREIQIFEEKFNALYYRNGVYSFFWLDKKRAQMLFEDLRTQWQILNNSIDTYQIATTSLYKNKNFLFENNKKLLDMSDDVVKKMLKANFSQEEINIAGKQRMLSQRISYQLAVYNVSHDESIYKDFLKCFEKYNFVISSFYTHSSYKQNKPLYNAIKANYDFWQEYATNIRQVIANQNTLFNSLERTKQYGTLVTQNLKELYEIYEKASSKTEWIFNIFQYVAVIMVLSVILGLLFTAFWVKNQIKNFVNYFKELSINSTSNIQIDENTELAQAKRNINDFINRIQKTKESSLLAKQLSEQIHNEILDISTDIKEHLEEKNFSQEDREEIRKQIGMSEYIAIQSSDELINIARKLEKLSDSIDKSICIYTNCLLCKGKSDKVN; encoded by the coding sequence ATGAAATTATCTTTTAAGAGACCCATTTCTTCAAGACTTTCTGCGATCGCAGTGGTAGCTTTTGTTGTGGTTTTTTTAGTCATAATCATTAATATTTACTTAAATAAAAGAAATCTTGCCCTCAGTAGTATCTTGAATCAAATTGCTTTTGAGACACGCTTGTCTCAAACAATGGTTAAGGAAGTGTTTTTAAACAATTATCAAAATAGCAGCAATTTTGATGAACTCAATCGCGAAATACAAATTTTTGAAGAAAAATTCAATGCTTTGTATTATCGAAATGGGGTTTATAGTTTTTTTTGGTTGGATAAAAAAAGGGCGCAAATGCTTTTTGAAGATTTACGCACCCAATGGCAGATTTTAAATAACAGCATTGATACCTATCAAATTGCTACGACAAGCTTGTACAAAAATAAAAATTTTCTTTTTGAAAATAACAAAAAACTTTTGGATATGAGTGATGATGTTGTCAAAAAAATGCTCAAAGCAAATTTTTCTCAAGAAGAAATCAACATTGCAGGTAAGCAAAGGATGCTTAGCCAGCGTATTTCCTATCAGTTGGCAGTTTATAATGTGAGTCACGATGAAAGCATCTATAAGGATTTTTTGAAATGTTTTGAAAAATACAATTTCGTTATTTCAAGTTTTTATACCCATTCTTCTTATAAACAGAATAAACCTCTCTATAATGCTATCAAGGCAAATTATGATTTTTGGCAGGAATATGCTACTAATATCCGTCAAGTCATAGCCAATCAGAACACTCTTTTTAACTCTTTAGAGCGCACTAAGCAATACGGAACTTTGGTCACTCAAAATCTCAAAGAACTTTATGAAATTTATGAGAAAGCAAGTAGTAAAACTGAATGGATATTCAATATTTTCCAATATGTTGCTGTAATAATGGTTTTATCCGTAATTCTCGGACTTCTTTTCACAGCTTTTTGGGTCAAGAATCAAATAAAGAATTTTGTCAATTACTTTAAAGAGTTGAGTATAAACAGCACTTCTAATATTCAGATTGATGAAAATACCGAATTAGCCCAGGCCAAGAGAAATATTAATGATTTTATCAATCGCATTCAAAAGACTAAAGAAAGTTCTTTATTGGCCAAACAACTTAGCGAACAGATTCATAATGAAATCCTTGACATTAGCACAGATATTAAGGAGCATTTAGAAGAAAAAAATTTCAGTCAAGAAGATAGAGAAGAGATCCGAAAACAAATTGGTATGAGCGAATACATCGCGATTCAATCGAGTGATGAGTTAATCAATATTGCTAGAAAGCTTGAAAAATTAAGCGATTCTATTGACAAATCTATTTGCATTTACACAAATTGCCTTTTGTGTAAAGGAAAAAGTGATAAAGTCAATTAA